The proteins below come from a single Ictalurus furcatus strain D&B chromosome 15, Billie_1.0, whole genome shotgun sequence genomic window:
- the dpm1 gene encoding dolichol-phosphate mannosyltransferase subunit 1 — MASCKSSKKKTPEETDKYSVLLPTYNERENLPLIVWLLVKYFGESGYNYEIIVIDDGSPDGTLQIAEQLQKIYGEDKIVLRPRAKKLGLGTAYIHGIKHATGNFIIIMDADLSHHPKFIPEFIKKQKEGGYDLVSGTRYRGDGGVYGWDLRRKLISRGANFITQVLLRPGASDLTGSFRLYKKEVLEHLVAHCVSKGYVFQMEMIVRARQLGYTIGEVPISFVDRVYGESKLGGNEIVSFLKGLLTLFATT, encoded by the exons ATGGCGAGTTGTAAAAGCAGCAAGAAGAAGACCCCGGAAGAGACTGACAAATATTCAGTGCTGTTGCCGACATACAACGAGCGGGAAAATTTACCCCTAATCGTGTGGCTGCTGGTGAAATATTTTGGCGAAAG CGGCTACAACTACGAGATTATTGTGATCGATGACGGAAGCCCTGATGGGACACTGCAGATTGCGGAGCAGCTACAGAAAATCTACGGAGAGGATAAGATT GTCCTGAGACCAAGAGCAAAGAAATTAGGTTTAG GGACTGCGTACATCCACGGCATTAAGCATGCTACTGGAAACTTCATTATCATTATGGATGCTGATCTGTCTCATCAC ccAAAATTTATTCCAGAATTTATTAA aaaacagaaagaaggtGGATATGACTTAGTGTCTGGAACGAGGTATAGAGGAGATGGAGGTGTGTATGGATGGGACCTGCGCCGAAAGCTCATTAG CCGAGGGGCGAATTTCATCACACAAGTGCTGCTGAGACCCGGAGCATCAGATTTGACAGGAAGCTTTAG gctctataagaaagaagtACTGGAGCATCTGGTGGCGCATTGTGTGTCTAAGGGCTATGTTTTCCAGATGGAGATGATCGTTCGTGCTCGACAGCTAGGCTACACCATCGGAGAG GTTCCAATCTCATTTGTGGACCGTGTCTATGGAGAGTCCAAACTAGGAGGAAATGAAATTGTCTCTTTTCTGAAAGGATTACTCACACTTTTTGCCACAACATGA